A window from Salvia miltiorrhiza cultivar Shanhuang (shh) chromosome 2, IMPLAD_Smil_shh, whole genome shotgun sequence encodes these proteins:
- the LOC131008090 gene encoding uncharacterized protein LOC131008090: MSPYQLVLGKSCHLPVEIEHKGYWAMRKINMEFKEEGFTRRDLLTELDEWRNEDYESSRIYKERAKKFHDLTIHTKEFKPGQEVLLYNSRLRLFPGKLQSKWSGPYVVHKSNWNGTYELFAADGTTFTVNGHRLKPYFKSDVDRGLEVTKFNDP; the protein is encoded by the coding sequence ATGTCTCCTTATCAACTTGTTCTTGGCAAGTcttgtcatttacctgttgagatagAACACAAAGGTTATTGGGCAATGAGGAAAATCAACATGGAGTTCAAGGAGGAAGGATTCACTCGGCGTGATCTTTTAACCGAGCTGGATGAATGGAGGAATGAGGACTATGAAAGTTCTCGTATTTACAAGGAAAGGgccaagaaattccatgatttgacCATTCACACTAAGGAGTTCAAGCCAGGGCAAGAGGTTCTTTTATACAATTCCAGGCTGCGTttgtttcctggcaagctgcagtcAAAGTGGTCGGGGCCGtatgtggtgcataagagcaattggaatggaaCGTATGAGCTGTTCGCTGCTGATGGCACTACTTTCACTGTTAATGGTCATCGCCTCAAGCCTTACTTCAAGTCGGATGTTGATCGTGGTCTTGAAGTCACCAAATTCAATGATCCATAA